The following proteins come from a genomic window of Streptomyces sp. Sge12:
- the thiE gene encoding thiamine phosphate synthase, which yields MQLSDARLYLCTDARKRQGDLPDFLDAVLSCGVDIVQLRDKGMEAGEELEHLQVFAEAARRHGKLLAVNDRADVAHAIGSDVLHLGQGDIPVPAARAILGEQVLIGRSCHAEAEVDAAVAEAGVDYFCTGPCWPTPTKPGRHAPGLDLVRYAASLEQERPWFAIGGIDGSNLDEVLDAGATRIVVVRALTEAADPGKAAAALAERVRARLA from the coding sequence ATGCAGTTGTCCGACGCCCGGCTCTACCTGTGCACGGACGCCCGCAAGCGCCAGGGTGACCTCCCCGATTTCCTCGACGCCGTGCTCTCCTGCGGCGTGGACATCGTCCAGCTCCGCGACAAGGGCATGGAGGCGGGGGAGGAGCTCGAACACCTTCAGGTCTTCGCCGAAGCCGCCCGCCGCCACGGCAAGCTCCTCGCCGTGAACGACCGGGCCGACGTCGCCCACGCCATCGGCTCCGACGTCCTGCACCTGGGCCAGGGCGACATCCCCGTCCCCGCGGCCCGGGCCATCCTCGGCGAGCAGGTGCTGATCGGCCGGTCCTGCCACGCCGAGGCCGAGGTCGACGCGGCCGTCGCCGAAGCCGGCGTCGACTATTTCTGCACCGGACCCTGCTGGCCCACCCCCACCAAGCCCGGCCGCCACGCACCCGGCCTCGATCTGGTCCGGTACGCGGCCTCGCTGGAGCAGGAGCGGCCCTGGTTCGCCATCGGCGGCATCGACGGCTCGAACCTGGACGAGGTACTGGACGCCGGCGCCACCCGCATCGTGGTCGTCCGCGCGCTCACCGAGGCCGCCGACCCCGGCAAGGCCGCCGCCGCGCTCGCCGAGCGGGTACGGGCCCGCCTCGCCTGA
- a CDS encoding Rv2175c family DNA-binding protein, with product MTEIDAKIDALVPSWLYLPDIAEMLDIEVTRVRQMVKEGQLIAVRRGENRSLQVPAPFIDGDKVVKGLVGLLTVLRDDRFTEEEILEWLFTEDPTLPGTPVQALSENRGTEVKRRAQALAL from the coding sequence GTGACCGAGATTGACGCAAAGATCGATGCCCTTGTCCCCTCGTGGCTGTACCTCCCCGACATCGCGGAGATGCTCGACATCGAGGTGACCCGGGTCCGCCAGATGGTCAAGGAAGGGCAGCTCATCGCCGTCCGCCGGGGCGAGAACCGCTCCCTTCAGGTTCCGGCCCCCTTCATCGACGGCGACAAGGTCGTCAAGGGCCTCGTCGGCCTGCTGACCGTGCTGCGCGACGACCGTTTCACCGAGGAGGAGATCCTGGAATGGCTCTTCACCGAGGATCCGACCCTGCCCGGCACCCCCGTGCAGGCGCTGAGCGAGAATCGCGGCACGGAGGTGAAGCGCCGCGCTCAGGCGCTCGCCCTCTGA
- a CDS encoding NAD(P)/FAD-dependent oxidoreductase, protein MSEQTEQNQRGVVIVGAGMAGVQTAVALREQGFTGPVTLLGAEPHQPYDRPPLSKAVLLGKAEDSAFDVDFEGLDIRLRLGTEVTGLRAADHELDTEAGPVPYGILVLATGAQPLTLPGTEGVPGVHLLRTLDDAARLRPVLAASPRTVVVGAGWIGAEFATAAREAGCEVTVVEAADRVLAGALPAEATEPMARWYEEAGAGLITGAKVAGVEEGRVLLADGRVLPAGAVVVGIGARPATGWLAGTGVERGADGSVTADAYLRTSLPDVYAVGDCASFPSGRYGTRLLVHHWDNALQGPRTVAANILAGQPDRVYDPVPYFWSEQFGRFVQYAGHHGGADTLILRGDPAGASWSVCWLKGGALVAVLAVGRPRDLAQGRRLIETAVLLDPAKVSDPATPLKSATA, encoded by the coding sequence GTGAGCGAGCAGACGGAACAGAATCAGCGCGGCGTCGTGATCGTCGGCGCCGGAATGGCCGGCGTGCAGACCGCGGTCGCCCTGCGCGAACAGGGCTTCACCGGCCCCGTGACCCTGCTGGGAGCCGAACCCCACCAGCCCTACGACCGGCCCCCGCTGTCCAAGGCGGTCCTCCTCGGCAAGGCCGAGGACTCCGCCTTCGACGTGGACTTCGAAGGACTCGACATCCGGCTGCGGCTCGGCACCGAGGTCACCGGACTGCGCGCCGCCGACCACGAGCTGGACACCGAGGCGGGACCCGTCCCGTACGGGATCCTCGTCCTGGCCACCGGCGCGCAGCCGCTGACCCTGCCCGGAACCGAGGGCGTCCCCGGCGTCCACCTGCTGCGCACCCTGGACGACGCGGCCCGGCTGCGCCCGGTACTGGCCGCGTCCCCCCGGACCGTGGTGGTCGGGGCGGGCTGGATCGGCGCCGAGTTCGCCACCGCTGCCCGGGAGGCGGGCTGCGAGGTCACCGTGGTCGAGGCGGCGGACCGGGTACTGGCGGGGGCGCTGCCCGCCGAGGCCACCGAGCCCATGGCGCGCTGGTACGAGGAGGCCGGCGCCGGGCTGATCACCGGGGCGAAGGTCGCCGGGGTCGAGGAGGGCCGGGTCCTGCTGGCCGACGGGCGCGTCCTGCCCGCCGGCGCGGTGGTGGTGGGCATCGGCGCCCGCCCCGCGACCGGCTGGCTGGCCGGGACCGGCGTGGAGCGCGGCGCCGACGGCTCGGTCACCGCGGACGCGTACCTGCGGACCTCGCTGCCCGATGTGTACGCGGTCGGCGACTGCGCCTCCTTCCCGTCCGGGCGGTACGGGACGCGGCTGCTCGTGCACCACTGGGACAACGCGCTCCAGGGGCCGCGGACGGTCGCGGCGAACATCCTGGCGGGGCAGCCGGACCGGGTCTACGACCCCGTGCCGTACTTCTGGTCGGAGCAGTTCGGGCGCTTCGTGCAGTACGCCGGACACCACGGCGGGGCCGACACCCTGATCCTGCGCGGGGACCCGGCCGGTGCCTCCTGGTCGGTGTGCTGGCTGAAGGGCGGCGCACTCGTCGCCGTCCTGGCGGTGGGCCGCCCCCGCGACCTGGCCCAGGGCCGCCGCCTGATCGAGACGGCGGTTCTCCTGGACCCCGCCAAGGTCTCCGACCCCGCCACCCCGCTCAAGTCGGCCACGGCCTGA